The following DNA comes from Firmicutes bacterium CAG:345.
TATAACCCTTTAAATTCAGATACTAATATGAACGTTTCGACAGTCGCAACATTTTCTGGATTATATGACAGAATGAATCCAACTTTCACAAACTTCAATCAACTCCAAGGCGAAAATAGTACCGAAACATTTAATAATATATGTACATTTTTCGATAAGGCTTATGAAAGTAGTAAAGTTCGTGCAGTGTGGTTATCCACTGGATTAAATATTGCTCTTTCATTTATATTTATTGCTATAGGTGTTTTATGTTTATTTATTTTCCTCCGTGGAAAGAATTCTATTTACACAAACGTCTCATTTGTCGATGCTATTAAAATTGGTTTCACTTATGCATTTTCACCAGCAATCATCGCTTTAGCTCTTGGTTTCTTTATGTCATCAAGTTTCGGCGCATCATTTATGATTCCATATGCCTTCCGTGTTATTTGGGCGGTTAGTAAGAGTCGTAATAACATGACAGCTGAAACAAATAAGCCTGTTTATCAAGCTAGAAGTTAAAAATTATATTATAAAAGCGAGCTTCAAAGCTCGCTTTTTTCTTAATTATTTTTATTTACATTATATCTTCTTTAATATTATGCTTTTCGTGTGATAATTTATCGTTATGCTCTTTTATGCATTTTTCAATATGTGTAGCAACATCAGCATATATTTTTTCTGGATTTTTTTCATTTAAAATTTCATGTCTTAAATTCGGATATAAAATACATTGAACTCTTTGACCGCCCTTGCGATAGAAGCGCTCTAATTTCTTTACACCTTTTCCCTTACTTCCAACAGGATCTTTATCACCAGCAATTAAAAGAATAGGTACAGGATTAGTAATTTCTTTTACTCTTTTCAATTGAAATGTAGGTTTCAAACCACAAAACAAATTATAATAAAAATTAAAAGAACATATAAAACCACAAAGAGGATCCTTATCAAAAGATTGGACATTTTCTTCATTAACAGAAAGCCATCTATTTTTTGATTTATATCCATCTTCAAATTGCTTTATTCCTAAATTGAAAGCTCTTGTTTGCATATTAGCAAAGAAAAAACTCGGCTCAATTTTTTTACGTTTAGACATAAATTTATTCATTATAATAGCCAATCTTCTAGATGCAACAAAAGTCAATGAATTTGCTGAAGAGCCACATAAAATCAATCCGTCTAATGTATCTGAAAATCTTTGATAATATCTTTGTGAAACAAAAGAACCCATAGAATGTCCAAATAAAATAGTAGGTAACATATTTAGTCTAACATTGATAACAAGTTCATGTAAATAATCTATAGCCAACTTAAATCCACTTTCTGGCCAAACTCCTAAACCTAATGATGGCTTTTCAGAAGCAGTAACATTTAAACCATGTCCTGGTTGATCAACAGCATACACATTATAGCCTAAGCTATTTAAATATCTTGCAAATTTATCATATCTAAAACTATATTCTGCCATTCCGTGTGCAATAACTACATTAGCTAAAGGCTTGACACCACTATCTTCATCTACAACCCAAGCATTACCATAAATAATACTACCACTAGTAGTTTTTAATTTAATTTCACTATGTGCCATTTTTTAACCTCCTCAGTTCTAAGCATTAACTTTCATTCATTATAATATTATGAAAAGGAATTTTAAAGGAATTTTTTAAACATGGACAAATATCTTAAATATATTATTGTTGCAATCATTCAAGGATTAACAGAAATTCTTCCTATATCAAGCAGTGCCCATATAATTATTATTGAGAATTTTTTTAATATAAATACTAATGATTTATCTTTTTCAATTTTTTTGCATCTTGCATCTTCTATAGCAATTTTAATTTTTTACCATAAAGATATCTTTAAATTATTTAATGAAGGAACAAAATATATTTTTTCAAGAAGAAAAGAATATAAGTCTTCTTTCAATTATCTTATGTATTTAATAATAGCTACCATTCCAGCAGCAATAGGCGGAATATTTTTTCAAAGTTATATAGAATCTTATTTAATTACACCATTTTTAATTGGAATGTTTTTAACTTCTACGGGAATAATCTTATTATTAAATAAAAAATTATCCAATAAATGCATACGTAGCTTAAATTATTTTTCCGCTTTAGAAATAGGACTTTTTCAAATGATTGGTATAATTCCAGGAATATCTAGAAGTAGCATAACTTTATTTGGAACAACAATTTTCAAGATAAATAAAAACGAATCTGCTAGATTTGTCTTTCTTTTATTGTTGCCTATTTCAATAGGTAGTTCTATTTTAGAAATATCTAAATCTCTTATAAGCGGAACAACTAATCTAACTTTTATATCTCCTGAATACTTAATATCATTTGTTGTTTGCATAGTAGTTACTTTGTTTTCACTATTTACTATGTTTAAAATAATAAAAAAAGAAAAGACATATTTATTTAGTTATTATTTAATTCCTTTAGGAATATTAATGATGATAAAAGGATTGTATATTAATACTTTCATCATTCTTTAATTTTTATTTTTTATCAAATATTTAATAATACTCTTTCTTGTAACTATACCTATAAAATGATTGAAATCATCAACTACTGGAATGAAATTTTGTT
Coding sequences within:
- a CDS encoding alpha/beta fold family hydrolase (product inferred by homology to UniProt), whose product is MAHSEIKLKTTSGSIIYGNAWVVDEDSGVKPLANVVIAHGMAEYSFRYDKFARYLNSLGYNVYAVDQPGHGLNVTASEKPSLGLGVWPESGFKLAIDYLHELVINVRLNMLPTILFGHSMGSFVSQRYYQRFSDTLDGLILCGSSANSLTFVASRRLAIIMNKFMSKRKKIEPSFFFANMQTRAFNLGIKQFEDGYKSKNRWLSVNEENVQSFDKDPLCGFICSFNFYYNLFCGLKPTFQLKRVKEITNPVPILLIAGDKDPVGSKGKGVKKLERFYRKGGQRVQCILYPNLRHEILNEKNPEKIYADVATHIEKCIKEHNDKLSHEKHNIKEDIM
- a CDS encoding undecaprenyl-diphosphatase 2 (product inferred by homology to UniProt), with amino-acid sequence MDKYLKYIIVAIIQGLTEILPISSSAHIIIIENFFNINTNDLSFSIFLHLASSIAILIFYHKDIFKLFNEGTKYIFSRRKEYKSSFNYLMYLIIATIPAAIGGIFFQSYIESYLITPFLIGMFLTSTGIILLLNKKLSNKCIRSLNYFSALEIGLFQMIGIIPGISRSSITLFGTTIFKINKNESARFVFLLLLPISIGSSILEISKSLISGTTNLTFISPEYLISFVVCIVVTLFSLFTMFKIIKKEKTYLFSYYLIPLGILMMIKGLYINTFIIL